The Primulina huaijiensis isolate GDHJ02 chromosome 6, ASM1229523v2, whole genome shotgun sequence genomic sequence AAATTGCATAAATCATCTGGAAGTGGAAATCTCTTATAATTTCCTTTAGAAGGGGCTTCCAAGTTATTTTTATTCCCACAACTAATATTACCTCATGGATGAGTAAATGATAAGAAGAGTTGGAAACTCTAATGAATTAGTTTATACGTATTTGGATCACCTAGATTAATGTAGAaagtttttttccttttttgaacAAGCTGCTTTACATATTTGATGAAAAATTCTCTTAGTTGTAAGAATGTCTGATGAGACCTCTTCTTATGTTCATGAAACAAGATTCATATAAATTTTGATGTTTACCTCCCAGGCCTTAGAATCTTGTACTTTCCAGGCTCAGTGAGATCTACGATTGTTGATCCAGCACGATCAGATGGAATAACACCACCATCGTAGATGTATGCACAGTGCTTCCAGAGATTCTCGAAATCCTTGATATCTAAACTGCTAGGCTGCCCACTAAGGTTCGCACTTGTCAAGGCCAATGCACTTCTGGAACCACGGGCAATTAATCTGATGAAGTTGTAGTCAGGGACTCGAACACCTATGCTTTCCAAACCAGGGTTTAATGATTTCTCAAGGATGCTCGACTCCCCTGCAATATGTCAACATAAAGCTTATAGTTTACACTGCACCAACTATAAACATAGCGAATACAGTCTATTCACTGTAAAGAATGTTATAGGTGATATAGGGAAAGCAACCAAATAGAGAATATAAGTGATTTAATATATAGGGAAAGCAACCAAATAGAGAATATAAGTGATCTAATGCCAGCAGCATTTCCAATTTACAAAATCTAACTGGCTAACTCCCTGTAGCCAAAAAGAGTGAAACAATATCATGACCAAGAGGTCAATTCAttacaataattaaaacaagaaaataatgAGCTTCACAAACCTCGTCTTAACACCACTGTTACAGGTCCAGGAAGAAGAGAGCTAAGCAACCCATGAGGCAAGTGATCGGTGACAGCAAAGTGTTGTATGTCCATAACATCACCAACACAAATTGCCAGAGGACTTGTGTACTTACGACCTTTAATTTCATAAATCCGATGCACTGCATCCATGGAGCTGCACTAGGCCGATCCACAACAATAAGCCTTGATATCACCACATTTAAGACTATACTTTATAGACAGAATGCCATCTTAATGGGAAGAAACAAACATGAACAATCGCCTTCTTAATCCACAACCAAATTTCACGAGCAATGAAGCTATCATAATAATCACAATCACATAGAGGTAAAAACTTGCTTCATGGTGAAATTGTATCAACGTTCTTTTCCACATTATCTCAAGCACTACACGTATCATAATCAAAATATGTACTGTATTACACATAATGTTTGACACTTGCTCCCTGGGTCTGACGATCCAAACCTCTACTCTGTAAATACAAGAAGAATTCAGAGTAAAGAACATACCAAGCATCACAAGCAAAACCATAAATAGTATCAGTGGGAACAGCAATCACTTTCCCAGCCTTTACAGCTTTAATGGCCTCTTCCGCATAATCCTCCGTCGCCGGACGCAACACACCCAATTCACCAATCTCCATACCATTCCCATCACATTTCTCCAAACTCCAAGCCATCCCTTTTACACGTAACTCTCCATTGTCCCTCCTGCGTTGTAATGAGGTCAAAGTTTTCAACTTTCGCACACCTTCAAATACACATATACTCAAATAaacatttattcaaaatttagaCACGAGAAGGagaaacaaataaaagaaaacccAGTAACAGTATAATCTGTTAAAATCCAGCGCACCTAGGGAAGGTCCGAAAATGGAGCTTGAGAAGAACAAGGGTAACGATTTTGCCTGAAGAAATTTTGTGGTAATGGCTGCTTGCATCGAACCGACCATAGACTCAAGGGTAGCTAAAGTCAACcatatttatggatt encodes the following:
- the LOC140979602 gene encoding uncharacterized protein isoform X1; its protein translation is MVGSMQAAITTKFLQAKSLPLFFSSSIFGPSLGVRKLKTLTSLQRRRDNGELRVKGMAWSLEKCDGNGMEIGELGVLRPATEDYAEEAIKAVKAGKVIAVPTDTIYGFACDACSMDAVHRIYEIKGRKYTSPLAICVGDVMDIQHFAVTDHLPHGLLSSLLPGPVTVVLRRGESSILEKSLNPGLESIGVRVPDYNFIRLIARGSRSALALTSANLSGQPSSLDIKDFENLWKHCAYIYDGGVIPSDRAGSTIVDLTEPGKYKILRPGSAEEETLRILERHYLVANANAT
- the LOC140979602 gene encoding uncharacterized protein isoform X2, which translates into the protein MVGSMQAAITTKFLQAKSLPLFFSSSIFGPSLGVRKLKTLTSLQRRRDNGELRVKGMAWSLEKCDGNGMEIGELGVLRPATEDYAEEAIKAVKAGKVIAVPTDTIYGFACDACSMDAVHRIYEIKGRKYTSPLAICVGDVMDIQHFAVTDHLPHGLLSSLLPGPVTVVLRRGESSILEKSLNPGLESIGVRVPDYNFIRLIARGSRSALALTSANLSGQPSSLDIKDFENLWKHCAYIYDGGVIPSDRAGSTIVDLTEPGKYKILRPGRGRDPQNT
- the LOC140979602 gene encoding uncharacterized protein isoform X3, encoding MAWSLEKCDGNGMEIGELGVLRPATEDYAEEAIKAVKAGKVIAVPTDTIYGFACDACSMDAVHRIYEIKGRKYTSPLAICVGDVMDIQHFAVTDHLPHGLLSSLLPGPVTVVLRRGESSILEKSLNPGLESIGVRVPDYNFIRLIARGSRSALALTSANLSGQPSSLDIKDFENLWKHCAYIYDGGVIPSDRAGSTIVDLTEPGKYKILRPGSAEEETLRILERHYLVANANAT